A portion of the Paenibacillus hamazuiensis genome contains these proteins:
- a CDS encoding RraA family protein, which yields MKFDHAEDIIQWTPLWQGERFPNGRPKVPEGVLRRLGKITLEEAWGPLWSRGYHYQFEGDFKIIHPDKVMVGRAVTAVMVPKRPDLHETLLNYGHEQEGRRGFFNQWVIDSLEEDDVVVVDMFDKIYQGTYVGGNLSTAISTRTKRGGAVIWGGIRDNQQVMEIENINVYFRGSDPTAIADVTMVGMNVPTRIGRAVCLPGDVVLGTPSGVIFIPAHLAELTAIHAEKSQVRDVFGFIRLKDKTYTTAQIDSTWSVSMWQDFLRWFERDERAEPYRHLTWEEELESARRSESDGPSVDVRL from the coding sequence ATGAAATTCGATCATGCCGAAGATATTATTCAATGGACGCCGCTCTGGCAAGGAGAGCGGTTTCCGAACGGACGGCCCAAGGTGCCGGAGGGCGTGCTGCGCCGTCTGGGGAAAATTACGCTGGAAGAGGCTTGGGGGCCCCTCTGGTCGAGGGGGTACCATTATCAATTCGAAGGCGATTTTAAGATCATTCATCCGGACAAGGTGATGGTTGGCCGGGCCGTGACCGCGGTCATGGTACCGAAGCGCCCCGATCTGCACGAAACGCTGCTGAACTACGGTCATGAGCAGGAAGGCCGCCGAGGTTTTTTTAACCAGTGGGTCATCGACTCCTTGGAGGAGGACGATGTCGTTGTCGTCGATATGTTCGATAAAATTTACCAGGGTACGTATGTGGGAGGCAATTTGTCGACGGCTATCTCGACGCGCACCAAACGGGGCGGAGCAGTCATTTGGGGGGGCATCCGGGACAACCAGCAGGTCATGGAGATCGAAAATATCAACGTCTATTTTCGCGGCAGCGATCCGACGGCCATCGCGGACGTTACGATGGTCGGCATGAACGTGCCGACCCGCATCGGGCGGGCTGTCTGTCTGCCGGGTGATGTGGTGCTTGGGACGCCGTCCGGCGTTATATTCATTCCCGCCCATCTCGCCGAGCTCACGGCCATCCACGCGGAGAAGTCCCAGGTTCGCGACGTCTTCGGATTTATCCGCTTGAAGGACAAAACATATACGACAGCGCAGATCGATTCAACATGGAGCGTCTCCATGTGGCAGGACTTCCTGCGATGGTTTGAGCGCGACGAGCGGGCCGAGCCATACCGCCACTTGACCTGGGAAGAGGAGCTTGAATCGGCCCGAAGAAGCGAGTCGGACGGTCCGTCCGTCGACGTGCGCTTGTAA
- a CDS encoding aldo/keto reductase, with the protein MEKATLGRTGLRVTKLGFGAMEIRGPRVWKGRPVEDSEAERILHAVLDAGINFIDTSYDYGRSEELIGRFISGRRNEFFLATKCGCTLVDCGDHDETPHVWTRDNLLHNIDTSLKRMKTDYVDVLQLHGPTVEQAEEGRLTDVLKEIQATGKVRWIGISSYLPHLPSYIRSRDFDTFQIPYSALEREHEQWITEACGTGAGIIVRGGVGQGEPGIGRGSAERWAVWEAAKLDELLEEGEQRTGFLLRFTLTHPHMTTTIVGTKNPDHLTENIRHAEKGPLPADVYEEAKRRLDALALR; encoded by the coding sequence ATGGAAAAAGCGACTTTGGGCCGGACCGGGCTTCGCGTAACGAAGCTGGGTTTCGGGGCGATGGAAATCCGTGGTCCGCGAGTCTGGAAAGGAAGACCTGTCGAAGATAGCGAGGCGGAGCGAATATTACATGCCGTTCTCGATGCGGGCATCAATTTCATCGACACTTCTTATGATTACGGCCGAAGCGAGGAGCTGATCGGACGTTTTATCAGCGGCCGCCGGAATGAATTTTTTCTTGCTACCAAGTGCGGCTGCACGCTCGTCGACTGCGGCGACCACGACGAAACGCCGCACGTTTGGACCCGGGACAATCTGCTGCACAATATCGATACGAGCCTGAAACGAATGAAAACGGACTATGTCGACGTGCTCCAGCTGCACGGCCCGACGGTGGAGCAGGCTGAAGAAGGCCGGCTGACCGACGTGCTGAAAGAGATTCAAGCCACCGGCAAAGTGCGCTGGATCGGGATATCCTCCTACCTGCCGCATCTGCCCTCATACATTCGTTCGCGGGACTTCGATACGTTTCAAATCCCGTATTCCGCTCTCGAACGCGAGCACGAACAATGGATTACGGAGGCTTGCGGAACAGGTGCCGGCATTATCGTCCGCGGAGGCGTCGGTCAAGGCGAACCCGGCATCGGCCGGGGTTCGGCCGAACGCTGGGCCGTCTGGGAGGCGGCCAAACTTGACGAACTGCTGGAGGAAGGCGAGCAGCGGACGGGGTTTCTGCTTCGCTTCACCTTAACCCACCCTCACATGACAACAACGATCGTCGGCACCAAAAACCCCGATCATCTGACGGAAAACATTCGGCATGCGGAGAAAGGACCTCTACCCGCGGACGTGTATGAGGAGGCGAAAAGGCGTCTTGACGCTTTGGCCTTGCGCTGA
- a CDS encoding thioredoxin family protein has protein sequence MKKLFVYLIIIIGLFGAVYFFNQHSTQAKYAKYANNVYGIAPEKLNPETLKILDDPNYQNIILPDELNRKLTNKESFIVYYFGSTCPHCKVTSPVLMPLAKEMNVSIKQFNLDEFKSGWDQYGIKGTPTLIYYKEGKEAKRLEGEQTSDTFKNFMESIKKEI, from the coding sequence ATGAAAAAACTGTTCGTTTATTTGATCATCATCATAGGATTATTCGGCGCCGTTTATTTCTTCAATCAGCATTCCACGCAAGCGAAATATGCGAAATACGCGAACAACGTTTACGGGATTGCACCGGAGAAACTTAACCCGGAAACCCTTAAAATACTCGACGATCCGAATTACCAGAACATTATTTTACCGGACGAACTGAACCGGAAGCTCACGAATAAAGAAAGCTTTATCGTCTACTACTTCGGGTCCACTTGCCCGCACTGCAAGGTGACCTCGCCTGTACTGATGCCTCTTGCCAAAGAAATGAACGTATCCATTAAGCAGTTCAATCTCGATGAATTCAAGAGCGGTTGGGATCAGTACGGCATTAAAGGAACCCCGACCTTGATTTACTATAAAGAAGGCAAGGAAGCGAAACGTTTGGAAGGAGAGCAAACCTCGGATACGTTTAAAAACTTCATGGAAAGCATCAAAAAAGAGATATGA
- a CDS encoding helix-turn-helix domain-containing protein — protein sequence MKYGERIAQLREKYSMTQEDLSGKLGITRASLSHYENNRREPDYGTMLKIADLFNVSIDYLVGRVNDPHNELDEDVRDFVDSLELSDHKILEQFSLTIDGKKLTPEEAKRFIAFIRAERSLT from the coding sequence TTGAAGTACGGGGAACGCATTGCGCAATTAAGAGAAAAGTATTCGATGACTCAAGAGGATTTATCAGGTAAGCTCGGGATAACCCGCGCTTCTCTCTCGCATTACGAGAACAATCGCAGAGAGCCCGACTATGGAACAATGCTGAAAATCGCCGACCTGTTTAACGTATCCATCGATTATTTGGTCGGGCGCGTTAATGACCCTCATAACGAATTGGACGAAGATGTCAGAGATTTTGTCGACAGCCTGGAACTTTCGGACCATAAAATTCTTGAGCAATTCAGCCTGACCATCGACGGCAAAAAACTCACTCCCGAGGAAGCCAAACGATTCATCGCCTTTATTCGTGCCGAAAGATCGCTAACCTGA
- a CDS encoding phospho-sugar mutase, with protein sequence MSTLTRVEEHYEMWLSDPAVDVATKKELLSIKDQPKEIEDRFYRDLEFGTGGLRGVMGAGTNRVNIYTVGRATQGLAQYLLKSGKAAPAAVIAYDSRHGSPEFALETALVLAGNGIKAYVFESLRPTPELSFAVRRLAADAGVVITASHNPPEYNGYKVYGADGGQLVPEQAEKVIAEIRGVSSFAAVKKLPRSDAEAKGLVEWIGREIDEQYIAAVSAVSRNREVVKRMSPDFRIVYTPLHGAGNRAVRAALREIGFTQVHVALEQEQPDGSFPTVKSPNPEERDTFALALELAGRVDADVIVGTDPDCDRMGAAVKDPAGNYVMLTGNQSGAIMVDYLLGSMKESGELPLNGIVIKTIVTSELGAAIARHYGAETLNTLTGFKYIGEKMTQFDASGEYRFLFGYEESFGYLAGNYARDKDAVVAAMLICEAAAYYKSKGKTLYDVLQELYRRHGFYQERLESRTLKGKDGVMQIQAIMDRWRNKPPSELNGLRVTMVEDFSQGLYGLPKENVLKYTLEDESWFCLRPSGTEPKIKIYFAVKRNSGAEAEEAIDALTQTVMAGIV encoded by the coding sequence ATGAGCACGTTAACCCGGGTGGAAGAGCATTATGAGATGTGGCTGAGCGATCCGGCGGTCGATGTGGCTACGAAGAAGGAGCTTTTGTCCATTAAGGATCAGCCTAAGGAAATCGAAGACAGGTTTTACCGGGATTTGGAATTCGGCACGGGCGGACTTCGCGGAGTGATGGGAGCGGGCACGAACCGTGTGAACATATATACTGTCGGGCGGGCAACGCAAGGACTTGCGCAATATTTGCTGAAATCGGGCAAAGCCGCCCCGGCGGCTGTCATCGCCTACGATTCCCGGCACGGGTCGCCGGAATTCGCCTTGGAAACGGCGCTTGTGCTGGCGGGCAACGGCATCAAGGCGTACGTTTTCGAATCGCTTCGCCCGACGCCGGAGCTGTCGTTCGCCGTGCGCCGGCTTGCGGCGGATGCCGGGGTGGTCATCACCGCCAGCCATAATCCGCCCGAGTACAACGGGTATAAAGTATACGGCGCGGACGGAGGACAGCTTGTCCCGGAGCAGGCCGAGAAGGTGATCGCCGAGATTCGAGGGGTGTCGTCGTTTGCAGCCGTGAAAAAGCTTCCCCGCAGCGACGCGGAAGCAAAAGGGCTGGTTGAGTGGATCGGCCGGGAGATCGACGAGCAGTACATCGCCGCCGTTTCCGCCGTCAGCCGGAACCGGGAGGTTGTGAAACGGATGAGCCCGGACTTCCGCATCGTGTATACGCCGCTTCACGGCGCGGGCAATCGCGCTGTGCGTGCCGCGCTTCGGGAAATCGGCTTCACGCAGGTGCATGTCGCCTTGGAGCAGGAGCAGCCGGACGGGAGCTTCCCGACCGTGAAGTCGCCCAATCCGGAGGAGCGGGACACCTTCGCGCTCGCCTTGGAGCTCGCCGGCCGGGTGGATGCCGATGTGATCGTCGGCACGGATCCGGACTGCGACCGGATGGGGGCGGCGGTGAAGGATCCGGCCGGGAATTACGTGATGCTTACGGGCAATCAATCCGGAGCCATTATGGTCGATTATTTGCTCGGAAGCATGAAGGAAAGCGGAGAGCTGCCGCTAAACGGCATCGTGATCAAAACGATTGTCACGAGCGAGCTGGGGGCGGCCATCGCTCGGCACTATGGAGCCGAAACCTTGAATACGCTCACCGGGTTCAAATATATCGGCGAAAAAATGACTCAATTCGATGCATCGGGCGAATACCGGTTTTTGTTCGGCTATGAGGAAAGCTTCGGTTATTTGGCCGGAAATTATGCCAGAGACAAGGACGCCGTTGTGGCGGCAATGCTCATTTGCGAAGCTGCGGCATATTACAAAAGCAAAGGAAAAACGCTGTACGATGTGCTGCAGGAGCTTTACCGGCGCCACGGCTTTTATCAGGAGCGGCTCGAATCCCGCACACTGAAAGGTAAGGACGGGGTCATGCAAATTCAGGCCATTATGGACCGTTGGCGGAACAAGCCGCCGTCAGAGCTGAACGGCCTTCGGGTGACGATGGTGGAGGATTTCAGCCAAGGTCTGTACGGCTTGCCCAAGGAAAATGTGTTGAAATATACGCTTGAGGACGAATCCTGGTTCTGTCTTAGGCCGTCGGGAACCGAACCGAAAATCAAAATCTATTTCGCGGTCAAAAGAAATTCCGGAGCGGAAGCCGAGGAGGCTATCGACGCTTTGACGCAAACCGTGATGGCCGGCATCGTCTAA